In Mycolicibacterium aromaticivorans JS19b1 = JCM 16368, the following proteins share a genomic window:
- a CDS encoding IS256 family transposase, whose amino-acid sequence MTTVHDIDLQQVLTERLTAAHPDVLRELLSMFIHTLMGAEADALCGAGYGERSGERTNHRNGYRHRDFDTRAGTLDIAIPKLRQGSYFPDWLLERRKRAERALTTVVATCYLLGVSTRRMDKLVGTLGISGLSKSQVSVMAKELDTAVEAFRTRPLDAGPYTFVAADALVLKVREGGRVVNVHALIATGVNAEGYREILGIDVTTAEDGAGWLAFWRSLTARGLSGVKLVTSDAHAGLVAAIGATVPGAAWQRCRTHYATNLMAITPKSSWPWVRTLLHSVYDQPDADSVAAQYDRIIDALADKLPKVAEHLENARADLLAFTAFPKQIWRQIWSNNPQERLNKEIRRRTDVVGIFPDRGALIRLVGAVLAEQHDEWAESRRYLGLDVLSKSQAVQNSPTEQEATTEALTA is encoded by the coding sequence GACTCACCGCCGCTCATCCCGACGTGCTGCGCGAGCTGCTGTCGATGTTCATCCACACCCTGATGGGTGCCGAGGCCGACGCACTGTGCGGCGCCGGCTACGGCGAGCGCAGCGGGGAGCGAACCAACCACCGCAACGGCTACCGCCACCGTGACTTCGACACGCGGGCAGGCACATTGGACATCGCCATCCCGAAACTGCGGCAGGGCTCCTACTTCCCCGATTGGCTGCTGGAACGACGCAAACGCGCCGAGCGGGCCCTGACCACGGTGGTGGCCACCTGCTACCTGCTGGGCGTCTCGACGCGGCGGATGGACAAACTGGTCGGCACGCTGGGCATCTCCGGGCTGTCGAAATCGCAGGTCTCGGTGATGGCCAAGGAACTCGACACCGCCGTGGAGGCGTTCCGCACGCGGCCACTCGATGCCGGGCCGTACACGTTCGTCGCGGCCGATGCCCTGGTCCTCAAGGTCCGCGAGGGCGGTCGCGTGGTCAACGTGCATGCGCTGATCGCGACCGGTGTGAACGCCGAGGGTTACCGCGAGATCCTCGGCATCGACGTCACCACGGCCGAGGACGGGGCGGGCTGGTTGGCGTTCTGGCGATCGCTGACCGCCCGCGGCCTATCCGGGGTCAAACTGGTCACCTCCGACGCGCACGCGGGGCTGGTGGCCGCGATCGGCGCCACCGTGCCTGGCGCGGCCTGGCAGCGCTGCCGTACGCACTACGCCACCAACCTGATGGCCATCACCCCGAAGTCGTCGTGGCCGTGGGTGCGCACGCTACTGCATTCGGTGTATGACCAGCCGGACGCTGATTCCGTTGCTGCGCAATATGATCGGATCATCGACGCGCTCGCCGACAAGCTCCCCAAGGTCGCCGAGCACTTGGAGAATGCTCGCGCGGACCTGCTGGCGTTCACCGCGTTCCCCAAGCAGATCTGGCGCCAAATCTGGTCCAACAACCCCCAGGAACGGCTGAACAAGGAGATCCGCCGTCGCACCGACGTCGTCGGCATCTTCCCCGACCGGGGCGCCCTGATCCGCCTCGTCGGTGCCGTCCTGGCCGAACAGCACGACGAATGGGCCGAATCCCGGCGCTACCTCGGCCTGGACGTCCTCAGCAAATCACAAGCCGTCCAGAACTCACCGACAGAACAGGAGGCCACCACAGAGGCGCTCACCGCCTGA